The DNA region ATTCCAGACTCTGTTGTGTATGTTCTGGGGCCTCAATGAAGTAGGAGAATGAAAGAATCCATAAACAATTTTGTATCCTGACCCAACTTCATATATACCAGATTTTATCCAGCACCAATtaacttcatcctcctcctctgttggtttgattgaaaaaattttattgcatatatCAACTGAAAAAATCGACTCAATCAGATTTCTATTCCAGCTTCTATCAGGATTTAGTAACGCACTAACGTAATACACTTGCAGATCTGGCGGGATTGTGAGTGCATTTTGAGGGACATTAAAGGGCACTGGTGGTGGGAGCCAGGGGTCGTGGAAGATGCGAACATTAGTGCCAGAGCCTATTTTCCATAACAAGCCTTTCTCGATCACCTTGCGCCCTTCAAGAACACTTCTCCAGCCCCACGACGGTATGCTTTCTATCTCTGCATGTAGGAAATTTGTATATCTGAAATAtttagctttgagcattcttgatagAGTAGAATTAGGGTATTTCATTAGATGCCAATATTGTTTTCCCAATAAAGCCAAATTTTGCGCCCTTAGGTCCTTGATCCCCAGCCCTCCATCTTTCTTCGATCTCGTCATTGTGTCCCATTTAATCCAAACCATTCTTCGTTCTGTGCCTTTTTGACCCCACCAAAATTGCGAGAGCATGCTATGAATCTCAGTCAACAGCGTGTCCGGGAGCTTGAaacaagagagtgtataaataggaatcgcCTCCCCCACCGCTCTCAATAGCGTGTGCCTACCACCTGATGACAATAGACTTCTTTTCCAACCCATAATCCTCTTCTGAACTTTATCCTTGATAGCTCCAAAggttgctttctttgatttttgaattatAGAGGGCAATCCCAGGTATTTGTCTTGTGCTCCGATATGTTCAATATTTAGTGTCTGAGCAACTGCTAGTCTTGTGTTCTGAGGTGTGTTGTGACTGAAAAAGATAGCTGACTTATTCAGATTGACTTTTTGCCCACTGAAACCCTCATAGATCTCTAGCAATTCTAGAATACTTTGGCTTGTATTAGGTGCGCTCTTGCAAAAAAGGATTGAATCATCAGCAAACAAAAGGTGATTAACTGTTTGGCATCTCTAATTAACTTGAACTCCTTGAATTAATCTGTTTTGCTATGCCTTGTGTAACAAGAAGGAAAGCCCTTCTgcacaaaaaagaaagagatatggAGATAGGGGGTCACCCTGTCGGATGCCCCTATTTGGCCTAAAATAGCCAAAAGGTTTACCTTCCACAACGACAGAGTAAGAAACAGTCGTTACCAATTTCTTAGTCCAGTTAATTCATTTAGCATCAAAGCCCAACTTATCCATAATATACCATAAAAAATGCCATTCGACCCTATCATAAGCCTTGCTCATGTCTAGTTTAATAGCCATCTCATGCTCTGTCccacttctcttatttttcaaatagtgCATACATTCGTGGGCAATTAGGATATTATCTGAAATGAGTCTACCTTTGAGAAATACACTCTGATTTGGgcttataattttattcataataccttgtaatcAATGTACCATAAccttagaaataattttatacataactgAAGACAAGCTGATTGGTCGTACCTGAGTCATGTCATTGGcatctggcatctttggaatcaaacaaatttgagtATGATTGAAGCTTTTTAGAATTCTGCCACTGTGAAAGAAACTTCTTACTGCCTTAAAAACATCACCTCCAACTATAtcccagaaaaagtgaaaaaacttaGCTGTAAACCCGTCATCACCAGGAGCACTTTGAGCGTGAACACTAAATATAGCTCTTTTGACCTCGTCCATAGTTACTGGCCTTTGGAGCCTACGGTTCATGGAAGCTGTAACCTTTGGCTCCAAATCCTCTAAGTATGGATTCGCATCAGCCGAACAAGAGGAAGTAAAAATATCGCAAAAGTAGTCTTCAGCTATCTTTCCAATATCCTCTGATTTCGATGCAATCTCATTGTCCCTCCCCACTAATCTCCAAATTCTGTTCCTTCGCATCCTTGATTGAAATTTCTGGTGAAAGAATCTAGTGTTTTGATCTCCTTCTTTTAGCCACTTGACTTTAGATTTTTCTCGCCAATagctctcttctttcaaatatgccAGCTCCAACTTCTTCTCCAAACTGGTAACCTCCTCTCCCCCGTTGATTCCAGCCACCCGCAACTCTTCTAGTTTAGCTTGAAGGTCCTCAATTTCTTTTCGAGAGTTTGCTTTGTGAGTTTTCTGCCATTGAACTAGTCTATGTCTacaaacttttaacttttgggCCAAGGAGAACATAACTGAGCCTACAACTTCCATTCTCCACACTTCACTGACAATTCTCTTGACATCCTCTTCTCCACACCAACGTTCTTGGTATTTAAACCGCCTTTTACTATGCCAGGATTGAGGTTCGGTTTCCATCAAAAGTGGAGCATGATCCGAGCCTGACTCTGTGAACCTGTGCACCACTGCATTCAGAAACTTCAACTTCCATTCCATTCCAACTAAATAGCGGTCAAGCCTCTCCTTCACCAAATTCTCTCATTGTCTTCGATTTTTCCACGTGAAAGGGTGCCCCACCATTTCAATATCCACTAATTCATTACTGTCAATAAAATTAGTGAATGTTGCAATGGTGGTTGCTGATTTTTGGCCTCCACCCTCCTTTTCCGCTTGGCTTGTTATAGCATTAAAATCGCATACTGTTACCACTTTTCCTTCCAGGTGTTGGCTCATTGTTGTAAGCTCCTCAAACTGTAAAGATCGAATTTGTTCCGAACAACTCAAATGAACACCAATGAACGCCCATACCTCACTGCTTCCGACTTTCTTAATTTCGGCTGCCACAAAGAATTCTCCATTGCTAATAATTTGAACACTGATGCTGTCCTTTCAAGCTAGCACAAGTCCTCCTGCCACTCCTGCCGGGTTAACAATATGCCAGTTTTCGTAGCCGCATACCCGAAGTTTTGCTTCCACCTGTCGAGATTAGTTCTTTGTTTCACTTATAAACACAATCTCGGGGGAGTGGGATTTACAAATCCCTTTTAAGGTGTGAattgtcaggggtctccccaaaccccgacaattccaAACTATAGTTTTCATGGCGCCTTGGGTGCCATTTGTAGGCTGGCACCCTCCACTGTCTCTTCAACTGCATTTTCATcctctattcttgctttctttgtagatccttcagCTATACCACTCATCAACCTTTTTTTGGGTTCACTTTTAGTATCTGACTCTGCAGCACCTTGTCTTGCTAACCTTTTCCACTTCTTACCTTTCTCTGTGGTGAGACACTGTCCAATAGCGAACTGCATAAGCTGCCCTTCATCCTCCTTGGTATTGGACTGACTAGCTATGATAACCTCCATGCATTCTGTTCTAGAATTGGCTGATTGAGGTGA from Arachis hypogaea cultivar Tifrunner chromosome 10, arahy.Tifrunner.gnm2.J5K5, whole genome shotgun sequence includes:
- the LOC112717971 gene encoding uncharacterized protein, which produces MEWKLKFLNAVVHRFTESGSDHAPLLMETEPQSWHSKRRFKYQERWCGEEDVKRIVSEVWRMEVVGSVMFSLAQKLKVCRHRLVQWQKTHKANSRKEIEDLQAKLEELRVAGINGGEEVTSLEKKLELAYLKEESYWREKSKVKWLKEGDQNTRFFHQKFQSRMRRNRIWRLVGRDNEIASKSEDIGKIAEDYFCDIFTSSCSADANPYLEDLEPKVTASMNRRLQRPVTMDEVKRAIFSVHAQSAPGDDGFTAKFFHFFWDIVGGDVFKAVRSFFHSGRILKSFNHTQICLIPKMPDANDMTQSAPNTSQSILELLEIYEGFSGQKVNLNKSAIFFSHNTPQNTRLAVAQTLNIEHIGAQDKYLGLPSIIQKSKKATFGAIKDKVQKRIMGWKRSLLSSGGRHTLLRAVGEAIPIYTLSCFKLPDTLLTEIHSMLSQFWWGQKGTERRMVWIKWDTMTRSKKDGGLGIKDLRAQNLALLGKQYWHLMKYPNSTLSRMLKAKYFRYTNFLHAEIESIPSWGWRSVLEGRKVIEKGLLWKIGSGTNVRIFHDPWLPPPVPFNVPQNALTIPPDLQVYYRRRMKLIGAG